A genomic region of Rhodococcus sp. B50 contains the following coding sequences:
- a CDS encoding nuclear transport factor 2 family protein: MISEEELKAKDAINRLMLAYCSNIDKGQLDDMAALFSRGTWIPSPGSPLKGRDAVAGFLNDFVILYDGVPKTRHVISNVLIDLADDVKSATAESYVIIYQAVDDSGPQIILQGYYNDTFTLDDGVWYFNERHVYADGMGDVSKHIRS, from the coding sequence ATGATTTCTGAAGAAGAGCTCAAAGCCAAAGATGCAATCAATCGCTTGATGCTCGCCTACTGTTCCAATATCGACAAGGGTCAGCTTGACGATATGGCTGCACTGTTCAGCAGGGGAACATGGATCCCGAGTCCAGGGAGTCCGCTGAAGGGGCGAGACGCAGTCGCGGGCTTCCTCAACGATTTTGTTATCCTCTACGACGGCGTCCCGAAGACGCGACACGTCATCAGCAATGTGCTGATCGACCTTGCCGATGATGTTAAGAGTGCTACCGCCGAGTCTTACGTGATCATCTACCAGGCGGTTGATGATTCGGGTCCGCAAATCATCTTGCAGGGCTACTACAACGACACCTTCACGCTCGATGACGGTGTGTGGTACTTCAACGAACGTCACGTCTATGCGGACGGTATGGGCGACGTATCGAAACACATCAGAAGCTAA
- a CDS encoding carboxymuconolactone decarboxylase family protein, translating to MKGNELMSRLSPLLREEWSTEFAETVESYRSNVRGAKPASNSQSGNNLFGVFAYHPDLISAFLKFNGYLLSCSSLTLRDRELMILRVAFLQKCEYEWAQHVIIAGRAEISDAEIARVRDEPDSSEWTDAERALLGSVDDLLGGGKISDDNWAVLSKNFDTQQCMDLLYTVGCYSMLAMVMRSLDVAPEEGLVPYLPSNW from the coding sequence ATGAAAGGAAATGAACTGATGTCCCGCCTATCACCGTTACTGCGCGAGGAATGGTCTACCGAATTCGCTGAAACAGTCGAGAGCTACCGGAGCAATGTTCGTGGGGCGAAGCCCGCGTCGAACAGTCAGTCCGGCAACAATCTGTTCGGCGTTTTCGCCTACCACCCGGACTTGATCAGTGCTTTTCTGAAGTTCAACGGGTACTTGCTGTCATGCTCTTCCTTGACGCTGCGGGACCGCGAACTGATGATCCTGCGTGTCGCCTTCCTCCAGAAGTGTGAATACGAGTGGGCTCAGCACGTGATCATCGCGGGCCGGGCCGAAATCTCCGATGCCGAGATCGCTCGAGTGAGAGACGAACCGGACTCGTCCGAGTGGACCGATGCCGAGAGGGCGCTCTTGGGTTCGGTCGACGATCTCCTCGGCGGCGGCAAAATCAGCGATGACAACTGGGCGGTCCTCTCGAAGAACTTTGACACTCAGCAATGCATGGATCTTCTCTACACTGTGGGTTGCTATTCGATGTTGGCGATGGTTATGCGATCACTCGACGTCGCACCTGAAGAGGGGCTCGTACCTTACCTTCCCAGCAACTGGTAA
- a CDS encoding SDR family NAD(P)-dependent oxidoreductase → MTARTAIVTGGASGIGEAISRRLAKEGKQVAIFDLNAEAAQATAASIQEQGGNAIGLQVDVTDRAGIESAVDKVRSNLGRPSILVNSAGLALDGPFLETTQESWKTSIAVNLTGTFDCCQVVIPHMVDEGWGRIVNISSSSFHSGAPGLAGYVAAKSGVVGLTKVLAREFGKLGITVNTVPPGFIDTPMFRRTVDSGFVDLAAQTAATPVGRIGEPEDIAVTCSFLISEEASYITGQVFGVNGGRNM, encoded by the coding sequence ATGACCGCCCGCACCGCAATCGTCACCGGTGGAGCTTCCGGTATCGGAGAAGCCATCTCCCGTCGACTCGCCAAAGAAGGCAAACAGGTCGCCATCTTCGACCTGAACGCCGAAGCTGCCCAGGCCACCGCTGCGTCCATCCAAGAACAGGGCGGCAATGCAATCGGTCTGCAGGTGGACGTGACCGACCGGGCCGGCATTGAAAGCGCGGTCGACAAGGTCAGGTCGAATCTCGGTCGTCCGTCCATCCTGGTCAACAGTGCCGGACTCGCACTCGACGGCCCGTTCCTGGAAACCACCCAGGAGAGCTGGAAGACGTCTATCGCCGTCAACCTGACCGGCACCTTCGACTGCTGCCAAGTCGTTATCCCCCACATGGTGGACGAAGGCTGGGGACGCATCGTCAACATCTCTTCGTCGAGCTTCCACAGCGGAGCCCCAGGTCTTGCGGGATATGTCGCAGCCAAATCAGGCGTCGTCGGACTGACCAAGGTCCTCGCACGAGAATTCGGAAAACTCGGCATTACGGTTAACACCGTTCCACCGGGGTTCATCGATACCCCGATGTTCCGCCGTACCGTCGATTCGGGTTTCGTGGATCTCGCCGCCCAGACTGCGGCAACCCCGGTCGGCCGGATCGGCGAACCCGAAGACATCGCCGTCACATGTTCGTTCCTCATCAGCGAGGAAGCCAGCTACATCACCGGACAGGTCTTCGGTGTCAACGGCGGTCGAAATATGTAG
- a CDS encoding TauD/TfdA dioxygenase family protein: MPELATKKLGETIGAEVLDVDVNRLLNDEDLPAALLDALEEHGVLLFREVNLDDESQVAFARRLGTLVKFPNVPPAADEIMEVSFDPANGNAEYLAANAFWHIDGLLDEVVAKASILTARVLSESGGETEFASTYAAYEDLSDDEKERYADLHVVHTFETQQRLSYPDPTPAQLAEWASRKPRTHPLVWTHESGRRSLIFGNGAAEIVGMDPEEGKALLKELEAKATTPDKVFQHTWTVGDMVIWDNTGCVHRVLPFDKSKPRIMNRTTLAGREPIK, encoded by the coding sequence ATGCCTGAACTTGCCACGAAAAAGCTCGGTGAAACCATCGGGGCGGAAGTTCTCGATGTGGACGTCAACCGTCTGCTCAATGACGAAGATCTTCCGGCCGCACTTCTCGATGCTCTCGAAGAGCACGGTGTGCTTCTCTTCCGTGAAGTCAATCTGGACGATGAGAGCCAGGTGGCCTTCGCGCGCCGCCTCGGCACCTTGGTGAAGTTCCCGAATGTCCCGCCGGCGGCAGACGAGATCATGGAAGTCAGTTTCGATCCGGCCAATGGCAATGCGGAATACCTCGCTGCGAATGCTTTCTGGCATATCGACGGTCTGCTGGATGAGGTCGTGGCGAAGGCATCGATTCTCACCGCTCGTGTGCTCTCCGAGAGCGGCGGTGAGACCGAGTTCGCGAGCACTTACGCTGCGTACGAAGATCTGTCGGATGACGAGAAGGAGCGATACGCGGACCTTCATGTGGTCCACACCTTCGAAACACAGCAGCGATTGTCCTACCCGGATCCCACGCCTGCACAGCTCGCGGAGTGGGCTTCGCGCAAGCCGCGCACGCACCCGCTCGTCTGGACACACGAATCCGGGCGCCGTTCCTTGATCTTCGGAAACGGTGCCGCCGAGATCGTCGGGATGGACCCGGAAGAGGGCAAAGCCCTGCTGAAGGAGCTCGAGGCAAAAGCTACAACACCGGACAAAGTCTTCCAACACACCTGGACGGTGGGGGACATGGTCATCTGGGACAACACTGGTTGCGTACACCGCGTGCTCCCGTTCGACAAGAGCAAGCCTCGGATCATGAACCGTACGACCCTCGCCGGACGGGAGCCGATCAAATGA
- a CDS encoding aldehyde dehydrogenase family protein, with amino-acid sequence MREYLKFYIGGEWVEPAQKSTFDVVNPATEEIAGTVASGSAADVDRAVAAARKAFGTWSQTSVVDRVLLLQRILTEYQRRADDLGAALIEEMGAPSALANGFQVALGAGQLTSAIDVLENFVFEEERGNSLIVKEPIGVCGLITPWNWPMNLIAVKVFPALATGCTMVLKPSERSPFTGHIFAEILDAAGVPAGVFNLVQGDGPSVGVPLSGHPDVDMVSFTGSTRAGIAIAMNAAEGVKRVTQELGGKGPNIILDDAAFAENVRKGVVSMMVNSGQTCSAPSRMLVPAARMEEAVEVAKATVPSISVGDPNGDFVIGPVVAKSQYDAIQRLIQQGIDDGATLVAGGLGRPEGLDKGFYVQPTVFADVKNDMTIAREEIFGPVLTILGYDNLDHAIEIANDTEYGLAAFVAGEDLATARSVARRIRAGSVAINDGFDFAAPFGGYKKSGNGREWGEFGFEDYLEVKGILGYTPAPVAE; translated from the coding sequence GTGCGTGAGTACCTCAAATTCTACATCGGCGGCGAATGGGTCGAGCCGGCACAGAAGTCGACCTTCGACGTTGTCAACCCGGCAACAGAAGAGATCGCGGGTACGGTGGCGTCGGGCTCGGCAGCCGATGTCGACCGCGCCGTCGCCGCCGCGCGGAAGGCGTTCGGCACTTGGTCGCAGACGAGTGTCGTCGACCGAGTGCTGCTGCTCCAGCGAATTCTGACGGAGTACCAGAGACGTGCCGATGATCTCGGCGCGGCGCTCATTGAGGAGATGGGCGCACCCAGTGCGCTGGCAAATGGTTTCCAGGTAGCCCTCGGGGCGGGACAGTTGACCTCGGCGATAGATGTGCTGGAGAACTTCGTCTTCGAGGAGGAGCGGGGAAATTCGCTGATCGTCAAGGAGCCGATCGGCGTCTGCGGCCTTATCACTCCTTGGAACTGGCCCATGAACTTGATTGCCGTCAAGGTCTTTCCGGCTTTGGCGACAGGTTGCACCATGGTCCTCAAGCCGTCGGAGCGTTCGCCTTTCACCGGTCATATCTTCGCAGAGATCCTTGACGCCGCCGGAGTGCCGGCCGGTGTGTTCAACCTCGTTCAGGGCGACGGGCCGTCGGTCGGTGTTCCGTTGTCCGGCCATCCTGATGTCGACATGGTCTCGTTCACCGGTTCCACCAGGGCCGGCATCGCGATTGCCATGAATGCTGCTGAAGGCGTCAAGCGGGTTACCCAAGAGCTCGGAGGCAAGGGTCCGAACATCATTCTCGACGATGCCGCCTTTGCCGAAAACGTCCGCAAAGGCGTGGTAAGCATGATGGTGAACTCGGGCCAGACCTGTAGCGCACCGTCGCGCATGCTGGTTCCTGCCGCGCGGATGGAAGAAGCCGTCGAGGTGGCGAAGGCGACGGTGCCTTCAATCTCCGTTGGCGATCCCAACGGCGATTTCGTGATCGGTCCTGTGGTCGCAAAGTCGCAGTATGATGCGATTCAACGCCTGATCCAGCAGGGCATCGATGACGGTGCAACGCTCGTCGCTGGTGGTCTGGGAAGGCCGGAGGGTCTGGACAAGGGGTTCTACGTCCAGCCGACCGTCTTCGCAGATGTCAAGAACGACATGACTATTGCACGTGAAGAGATCTTCGGACCTGTTCTGACGATTCTCGGGTATGACAATCTCGACCATGCCATCGAGATCGCCAACGACACCGAGTATGGGCTTGCCGCATTCGTGGCAGGCGAAGATCTCGCTACTGCACGTTCGGTCGCTCGCCGCATCCGAGCGGGTTCGGTTGCAATCAACGACGGATTCGACTTTGCAGCCCCGTTTGGTGGTTACAAGAAAAGTGGAAATGGCCGGGAGTGGGGAGAGTTCGGCTTCGAGGACTATCTCGAGGTGAAGGGCATTCTCGGATACACACCTGCTCCGGTTGCAGAGTGA
- a CDS encoding thiamine pyrophosphate-binding protein: MSVKVYERILDLFEAEGINTLFGVPDANFVHMFRLAEERGWTVVGPHHEESGGFMAEAVSRMTGKPAVCIGTVGPGVANLAGAMMCALVENSPIIFIGGQRARVTEQRVRRGRTQFVKQAPLFDASVKYNASIEYANQTDEIVHEAMRKALSGTPGPVYIEFPTSMVTEELDVPPAGAPSTYRLVNQTAGQDRIDEAARLIGAAKQPILLIGHGVHTARAAESVRALADLMACPVIQTSGGTSFIEGLEDRTFPYGFSAAAIDAVVKSDLCLAIGTELGEPVHFGRWRHWVANEENRKWILIEQDPEAIGVNRTIDVPLVGDLRAVVPQLVEALKDSPRKASPELEGWIKQDAAQLADLAETAPSGMSPVHPARLIVEATKAFPSDGIMVRDGGATVIFGWTYSQAKPHDVMWNQNFGHLGTGLPYAIGAGVADGGKRPIMLITGDSAFQFHISELETAARLNLPLVCVVAVDYAWGLEVGVYKRVFGEGSLETAVHWDENTRLDKVAEGFGCFGEYVERDEDIAPAIKRALAQTKPTVIHVAVDPKANSEEMPSYDEFKTWYSEGSGYQ, encoded by the coding sequence ATGTCAGTTAAGGTGTACGAACGAATCCTGGACCTGTTCGAAGCAGAGGGAATCAACACCCTGTTCGGTGTTCCAGACGCGAACTTCGTCCATATGTTCCGCCTTGCGGAAGAGCGTGGCTGGACTGTGGTCGGGCCACATCACGAAGAATCCGGCGGCTTCATGGCCGAAGCCGTATCGCGAATGACGGGCAAGCCCGCCGTGTGCATCGGAACGGTCGGGCCGGGGGTCGCCAACCTGGCGGGCGCGATGATGTGCGCCTTGGTGGAGAATTCACCGATTATCTTCATCGGTGGCCAGCGCGCACGCGTCACCGAACAGCGGGTGCGTCGCGGGCGTACTCAGTTCGTCAAGCAGGCGCCGCTCTTCGATGCGTCGGTCAAATACAACGCGAGCATCGAATACGCCAATCAGACCGACGAGATCGTCCACGAGGCGATGCGTAAGGCGCTCTCGGGAACGCCGGGCCCTGTGTACATCGAATTCCCGACCAGCATGGTCACGGAAGAGTTGGACGTGCCGCCGGCAGGGGCGCCGTCGACTTACCGGCTCGTGAACCAGACGGCGGGACAGGACCGTATCGATGAAGCGGCCCGATTGATCGGTGCCGCGAAGCAGCCGATCCTGCTCATCGGGCACGGCGTCCATACTGCCCGAGCTGCTGAATCTGTGAGGGCCCTGGCCGACCTCATGGCCTGTCCTGTCATTCAAACCTCGGGTGGCACATCCTTCATCGAGGGACTTGAGGACCGCACGTTCCCCTACGGGTTCTCGGCTGCGGCAATCGACGCGGTGGTCAAGTCCGACTTGTGCTTGGCAATCGGTACCGAGCTCGGCGAGCCAGTTCACTTCGGCCGCTGGAGGCACTGGGTCGCCAATGAAGAGAATCGCAAATGGATTCTCATCGAACAGGATCCAGAGGCCATCGGCGTCAACCGCACCATCGATGTGCCGCTGGTCGGAGATCTGAGGGCAGTCGTCCCGCAGCTGGTCGAGGCATTGAAGGACTCGCCCCGTAAGGCTTCGCCGGAGTTGGAGGGCTGGATCAAGCAGGACGCCGCGCAGTTGGCCGATCTGGCCGAGACCGCACCGTCCGGAATGTCTCCCGTACATCCGGCACGGTTGATCGTCGAAGCTACGAAGGCATTTCCGTCCGACGGCATAATGGTTCGCGACGGTGGAGCGACGGTCATCTTCGGATGGACATATTCGCAAGCCAAACCGCACGACGTCATGTGGAACCAGAACTTCGGTCATCTCGGTACAGGACTTCCCTACGCGATCGGTGCGGGAGTGGCCGATGGCGGTAAACGTCCGATCATGTTGATCACCGGTGATTCGGCATTCCAGTTCCATATCTCGGAACTGGAGACCGCCGCTCGGCTGAACCTGCCCCTGGTGTGTGTTGTCGCTGTCGATTACGCCTGGGGTCTGGAAGTTGGTGTCTACAAGCGCGTCTTCGGGGAGGGCTCTCTCGAGACGGCTGTGCACTGGGATGAGAACACTCGCCTGGACAAGGTCGCGGAGGGATTCGGCTGTTTCGGCGAGTACGTAGAACGCGATGAGGACATCGCCCCTGCGATCAAGCGTGCTCTTGCACAAACGAAGCCGACCGTAATCCATGTGGCGGTCGATCCCAAGGCGAACTCGGAAGAGATGCCGAGCTACGACGAATTCAAAACTTGGTACTCCGAAGGATCGGGATACCAATGA
- a CDS encoding SDR family NAD(P)-dependent oxidoreductase: MTDLRFDGRVAVITGAGRGLGRAYALLLAARGAKVVVNDPGSTIGGDNEDTGPADEVVQLIRSNGGEAVVSLDSVATPEGGQGIIDTAVSNYGQVDILIHNAGNNRYATLSEMTYDDFDAVLDVHLRGAFHVVRPAFPLMAEAGYGRVILTGSIGGIYGNRRIANYAAGKAGVIGLSNVVALEGESRGIKSNVILPGALTRLAEDYDTSSYPPMDPALAAPTVGWLAHESCSITGEILSSIAGRVSRVFVAESPGVYQPSWSIEDVAEHIDEIRSTDDPWILPVVPSAHADHISKSFEIATKGTTHVS; encoded by the coding sequence ATGACTGACCTCAGATTTGACGGACGCGTCGCAGTGATCACCGGCGCAGGACGCGGCTTGGGCCGCGCCTACGCGTTGCTGCTCGCAGCTAGGGGTGCAAAGGTGGTAGTCAATGATCCCGGCAGCACCATCGGCGGTGACAATGAAGACACAGGCCCCGCCGACGAGGTCGTTCAACTGATCAGGTCGAACGGCGGTGAGGCAGTCGTGTCGCTCGACTCCGTCGCGACCCCCGAGGGCGGCCAAGGGATCATCGACACCGCAGTTTCGAACTACGGCCAGGTCGACATCCTCATACACAATGCCGGGAACAACCGTTACGCAACGTTGTCGGAGATGACGTACGACGACTTCGACGCCGTCCTCGACGTTCATCTGCGAGGCGCGTTCCACGTGGTCCGACCGGCGTTTCCGTTGATGGCCGAGGCCGGATACGGCCGCGTCATTCTGACGGGTTCGATCGGCGGGATCTACGGCAACAGGCGGATCGCGAACTATGCCGCCGGCAAGGCAGGCGTTATTGGCTTATCCAATGTCGTTGCTCTCGAGGGGGAGTCACGAGGGATCAAATCCAACGTAATCCTGCCCGGCGCGCTGACCCGACTTGCCGAGGATTATGACACTTCGTCCTACCCTCCGATGGATCCGGCACTCGCCGCACCGACTGTGGGTTGGCTCGCGCACGAGTCGTGCTCCATCACCGGCGAAATCCTGTCGTCGATCGCCGGCCGCGTATCGCGAGTCTTCGTTGCCGAATCGCCGGGTGTGTACCAACCGTCGTGGTCGATCGAAGATGTCGCCGAGCATATCGACGAAATCCGGAGCACCGACGACCCATGGATTCTGCCGGTTGTTCCGTCGGCGCATGCAGACCACATCAGCAAGAGTTTTGAGATCGCCACGAAGGGCACCACGCATGTCAGTTAA
- a CDS encoding flavin-containing monooxygenase, translating into MQNCEPTQTPDIDRTALREKYLAERDKRLRPEGQAQYLETKKEFRDFYEEDPYTPVVPREPIVEDVEVAVLGGGFSGLIAAARIKEAGVEDVRIIDLAGDFGGAWYWNRYPGIQCDSDCYAYLPLLEEVGYIPKEKYSHGDEVFEHCQRIGKHFGLYENAIFSTLVQEQVWDAEISRWHLRTNRGDDIRARYVVMCQGPFNRPKLPGIPGISDFKGHTFHSARWDYDYTGGDMHGGLDKLANKRVAVIGTGASGVQIVPHLARSAQHLTVFQRTPSYIYARGNVPTDPDWAATLQPGWQEEIRRNFHTGAFEAYAPGQPDLVCDGWTEVSRNVQAYLDETNGWDTLTPEKFMELREEHDYKAMQRVRDRVDQIVEDPEVAEILKPYYRFLCKRPCFNDEYLPAFNRENVTLVDVSGTKGVERITEKGLVANGVEYEVDCIIFASGFEITTDLDRRLGIEPYIGRDNLSLYDHWRDGYKTLHGTMSHGFPNQFFTGFIQGGVTAATTAMFEQQANHIAYIIRQARTKGFTTVEPTAEAQEQWGVTIREADIDNSNFQRECTPGYYNNEGEQRIRSYLGEPFWGGFYVLEDMLAAWRATGEMPGIQTDKIGADAL; encoded by the coding sequence ATGCAGAACTGCGAACCTACGCAGACCCCAGACATTGACCGAACCGCGCTCCGCGAGAAATATCTGGCCGAGCGCGACAAGCGTCTGCGGCCCGAAGGTCAAGCGCAATACCTCGAGACGAAAAAAGAATTCCGGGACTTCTATGAAGAAGATCCGTACACCCCGGTCGTTCCACGCGAGCCGATCGTCGAAGACGTCGAGGTTGCGGTGCTGGGAGGTGGCTTCTCCGGCCTCATCGCTGCAGCCCGCATCAAGGAGGCCGGTGTCGAAGACGTCCGCATCATCGACCTTGCCGGTGACTTCGGTGGAGCCTGGTACTGGAACCGGTACCCTGGAATTCAGTGTGACTCGGACTGTTATGCGTACTTGCCGCTTCTCGAAGAAGTCGGGTACATCCCGAAGGAAAAGTATTCGCACGGTGATGAGGTGTTCGAACATTGCCAGCGGATCGGGAAGCACTTCGGGCTCTACGAGAATGCAATCTTCAGCACTCTGGTTCAAGAACAAGTGTGGGACGCCGAGATCAGTCGTTGGCATCTGCGCACCAACCGCGGCGACGACATCCGCGCACGCTACGTGGTCATGTGCCAAGGACCATTCAACCGGCCGAAGTTGCCTGGCATCCCCGGGATTTCAGACTTCAAAGGTCATACGTTCCACTCGGCGCGCTGGGACTATGACTACACCGGCGGTGACATGCATGGCGGTCTGGACAAACTCGCCAACAAGCGCGTTGCCGTTATCGGCACCGGTGCCAGCGGCGTCCAGATCGTGCCTCACCTCGCCCGCTCTGCGCAGCACCTGACGGTCTTCCAACGGACACCGTCTTATATTTATGCCCGCGGAAACGTGCCGACGGACCCGGATTGGGCCGCCACACTGCAGCCGGGTTGGCAGGAAGAAATCCGTCGGAATTTTCACACCGGCGCCTTCGAGGCGTACGCACCGGGTCAACCGGACCTCGTATGTGACGGGTGGACCGAGGTCAGCCGAAATGTGCAGGCGTATCTCGACGAGACGAATGGTTGGGACACACTAACGCCCGAAAAGTTCATGGAGCTCCGCGAGGAGCATGATTACAAGGCAATGCAGCGTGTTCGTGACCGCGTCGACCAGATCGTCGAGGATCCGGAAGTTGCAGAAATCCTCAAGCCGTACTATCGCTTCCTTTGCAAGCGCCCGTGCTTCAATGACGAGTATCTGCCGGCGTTCAATCGCGAGAATGTCACCCTGGTGGACGTTTCGGGTACAAAGGGCGTCGAGCGCATTACCGAGAAGGGCCTCGTTGCCAATGGCGTTGAGTACGAAGTGGATTGCATCATCTTCGCCAGCGGTTTCGAGATCACTACCGACCTCGATCGTCGTCTGGGAATCGAACCCTATATCGGACGCGATAACCTCTCGCTCTACGACCATTGGCGTGACGGCTACAAGACTCTGCACGGCACAATGAGTCACGGGTTCCCCAACCAGTTCTTCACCGGCTTCATACAGGGGGGAGTGACCGCGGCGACGACGGCGATGTTCGAGCAGCAGGCCAACCACATCGCTTACATCATCCGTCAGGCCCGTACGAAGGGATTCACCACGGTGGAACCAACTGCGGAAGCCCAGGAACAGTGGGGCGTGACGATCCGGGAGGCCGACATCGACAACAGCAACTTCCAACGCGAATGCACTCCGGGCTACTACAACAACGAGGGTGAACAGAGAATTCGTTCTTACCTGGGCGAACCATTCTGGGGCGGATTCTATGTGCTCGAAGACATGCTTGCGGCGTGGCGTGCAACAGGTGAGATGCCTGGAATTCAGACCGACAAGATCGGTGCCGACGCTCTGTGA
- a CDS encoding aromatic ring-hydroxylating oxygenase subunit alpha, with protein sequence MTDLVEDADQQEVEPLSEPLKLGVEAYVSREYARDEAEKLWSKVWQQVGRVEEIPNVGDFLTYEILDDSFIIVRSAPDTIRAHFNVCSHRGRRLVDTPPGEHEARGRCRTFVCGFHGWTYDLEGKNTWAPERGDWQGALTEQQSRLQEVQIDTWGGWIWINMDPECEPLRDYLEPAASLLEPFELHNMRYRWRKYLIADCNWKVALEAFMETYHVPYTHPEFMSFGSFLGWSRAQGKHSNIGYEAPKGMEENQAKLRIGSGPDARISTMELQNFTWEAANTNTTLTLVEAAQRLVNELPEGTPPDQVMRHWLDSARKDDANRGVIWPTVDPEIVAKSGTAWQIFPNFQIGHAPNNMLCYSARPYGDDPDKCIFEAAVYELFPEGEEPETQWEHTPADDPSWRTVLPQDFVNMSAVQQGMKTRGFSGPKPNPYRERSVVNLHHNLALYMGNQGPSDLL encoded by the coding sequence ATGACCGATCTTGTCGAAGACGCCGATCAGCAAGAAGTAGAGCCACTTTCCGAGCCGCTCAAACTCGGTGTGGAGGCTTACGTTTCGCGCGAGTACGCACGTGACGAAGCTGAGAAACTGTGGTCCAAGGTCTGGCAGCAGGTCGGGCGAGTCGAAGAGATCCCCAACGTCGGTGATTTTCTAACCTACGAGATCCTCGACGACTCGTTCATCATTGTTCGTAGCGCACCGGATACGATTCGCGCGCACTTCAACGTCTGCTCTCACCGGGGGCGCCGGCTCGTCGACACTCCTCCCGGAGAACACGAGGCACGGGGTCGCTGCCGAACATTTGTGTGCGGATTCCACGGATGGACGTATGACCTCGAAGGTAAGAACACCTGGGCCCCCGAGCGCGGCGACTGGCAGGGCGCTCTCACCGAACAGCAGAGCCGACTGCAAGAAGTACAGATCGACACCTGGGGTGGATGGATCTGGATCAACATGGATCCGGAGTGCGAACCCCTGCGGGACTACCTCGAGCCGGCTGCAAGCCTTCTCGAGCCTTTCGAACTGCACAACATGCGCTACCGCTGGCGAAAGTACTTGATTGCCGACTGCAACTGGAAGGTTGCGCTCGAGGCGTTCATGGAGACATACCACGTGCCGTATACCCACCCGGAGTTCATGAGTTTCGGTTCTTTTCTGGGGTGGTCCCGTGCGCAGGGAAAGCACAGCAACATCGGCTATGAGGCGCCGAAAGGCATGGAAGAAAACCAGGCCAAACTTCGGATCGGTAGCGGACCGGACGCCCGTATCTCGACAATGGAACTACAGAACTTCACGTGGGAAGCGGCCAACACCAACACCACGCTGACTCTGGTGGAGGCAGCTCAGAGGCTGGTCAACGAACTTCCCGAAGGCACACCTCCCGATCAGGTAATGAGGCACTGGCTGGATTCCGCGAGAAAAGACGATGCGAATCGCGGCGTCATCTGGCCCACCGTCGATCCTGAGATCGTGGCGAAGAGCGGTACCGCATGGCAGATCTTCCCCAACTTCCAGATCGGACATGCACCCAACAACATGCTGTGCTACAGCGCCCGACCGTACGGAGATGACCCCGACAAGTGCATCTTCGAAGCCGCTGTCTACGAGCTCTTCCCAGAGGGAGAAGAACCCGAAACACAGTGGGAACACACACCGGCCGACGACCCGAGTTGGCGAACGGTTCTACCGCAGGATTTCGTGAACATGTCTGCCGTCCAGCAAGGTATGAAGACGCGTGGCTTCTCGGGGCCCAAGCCGAATCCATACCGCGAGCGCAGCGTTGTCAACCTCCATCACAACTTGGCTCTCTACATGGGTAACCAAGGTCCGTCAGACCTTCTCTGA